Genomic DNA from Pseudomonas fitomaticsae:
GTGTAGGCGCAGGTGTTGAGGGCGAAGGCCAGGATCGTGCAGTTCATCGCATCGCGAAAGAAACTGTCGAGCACCGGTTGTGCACGCACGGCGGCCAGGCTGTAGATCCCGGTGTAGCAGATCAGTAACTGGATATAGAGCGGCGTGCCACGGAACAGGTAGGTGTAGAACTGCACCGGCCAGCGGATGTAGAAGTGCGGCGAGACCCGGGCGATCGACAGCGGAATCGACACGAGGAAACCGAAGAAGATCGACGCGCTGAGCAGCCACATCGTCATCGCCAGCCCGGTGATGTTCTGGCCGTCGGTATAAAGGAAGGCTTTCCAGTATTCCTGCAGGAGCTCGATCATCGTACGGCCTCCCGGGCACCGGCGGCGTAGCGGCGTTCGAGCCAGCGCAGGATGATGTTGGAAGCACTGGTGATCAGCAGATAGATCAACGCGGCAAGTACCAGGAAGTAAAACAGTTGATAGGTGCTTTTGCCGGCGTCCTGCGCGGCCTTGACCAGATCGGCCAGGCCGATGATCGAAACCAGCGCGGTAGCCTTGAGCATCACCATCCAGTTGTTGCCGATGCCCGGCAGGGCGAAGCGCATCATTTGCGGGAACACCACGAAACGAAAGCGCTGGCCGCGCTTGAGGCCATAGGCGGTGGCGGCTTCGACCTGACCGCGCGGTACGGCGAGAATCGCCCCGCGAAAGGTTTCAGTGAAGTAGGCGCCATAAATGAAGCCCAGGGTCAGGACCCCGGCGCTGAACGGGTCGATCTCGATGTATTCCCATTCCAGGTAATCGGTGAGCGTCGTCAGCCAGGTTTGCAGGCTGTAGAAGATCAGCAGCATCAGCACCAGGTCCGGCACCCCGCGAATCAGCGTGGTGTAGAGCTGGGCGGGCAGGCGCAGCAGTTTGACTTTTGACAGCTTGGCACTGGCGCCGAGCAGGCCGAGCAACACGGCCACCAGCAGCGACAACGCCGACAATTTGATGGTCATCCAGGTGCCTTCCAACAGCAAAGGGCCAAAACCCTTGAGGCTGAAGGCGGAGAGCCCCAGATTTTGTAAGAGGTTTTCGAACATAAATCAGCAACCTGACTGAATGAAAAAGGCGCCCATCGAGGATGGGCGCCGGGGCATTATTTGCCGCTGTACAGATTCAGATCGCCAAAGTGTTTCTTTTGAATCTCGGCGTATTTGCCATCATCGTGTAACGCTTTGATACCTTTATCCAAAAGCGCTTTCAGCTCGGTGTTACCTTTCTTAATACCGACAGCGGTCTTGGCTGGCAGCAAGTGGTTGTCGACCGCCTCGCTGACGGCATAGTCGGCGCCCTGTGGCGACTTCAGAAAGCCCAGTTCAGCCTGCAACATGTCCTGAATGCCCGCATCGAGACGGCCGGAAGTCAGGTCGGAATACACCTGGTCCTGATTCTGATAGGCCTGGGTTTTCACGCCGGCCTTGTCCAGCACGGCTTTGGCATAGGCTTCCTGGATGGTGCCTTGCTCGTAGCCGACGGTTTTGCCTTTCAGCGAAGCGACGTCGTTGGTGATGCCCGAACCTTTTTTCGACACGTATGCAGTCGGGCCGGAGAACAGCTCGCTGGAGAAGTCGATGACTTTTTCGCGGGCTTCGGTAACGGTCATCGACGAGATCACACCGTCGAATTTATTGGCCTTGAGGCCCGGAATCATACCGTCGAAGTCACTTTCGACCCATTTGCACTTGACCTTCAGCTCGGCGCAGATCGCGTTGCCCAGATCGATG
This window encodes:
- a CDS encoding transporter substrate-binding domain-containing protein, translated to MKKALLTLSALALCMAAGSALAKEYKELRFGVDPSYAPFESKAADGSLVGFDIDLGNAICAELKVKCKWVESDFDGMIPGLKANKFDGVISSMTVTEAREKVIDFSSELFSGPTAYVSKKGSGITNDVASLKGKTVGYEQGTIQEAYAKAVLDKAGVKTQAYQNQDQVYSDLTSGRLDAGIQDMLQAELGFLKSPQGADYAVSEAVDNHLLPAKTAVGIKKGNTELKALLDKGIKALHDDGKYAEIQKKHFGDLNLYSGK
- a CDS encoding ABC transporter permease is translated as MFENLLQNLGLSAFSLKGFGPLLLEGTWMTIKLSALSLLVAVLLGLLGASAKLSKVKLLRLPAQLYTTLIRGVPDLVLMLLIFYSLQTWLTTLTDYLEWEYIEIDPFSAGVLTLGFIYGAYFTETFRGAILAVPRGQVEAATAYGLKRGQRFRFVVFPQMMRFALPGIGNNWMVMLKATALVSIIGLADLVKAAQDAGKSTYQLFYFLVLAALIYLLITSASNIILRWLERRYAAGAREAVR